A region from the Nostoc punctiforme PCC 73102 genome encodes:
- a CDS encoding tetratricopeptide repeat protein yields METANLEQAQVSYNQGLAHLKSGNLDAVIECFREALLLNPNFAEVHNTIGMIQFQIEKYEGAIQLFDNALSMNPNFAEAYNNRGLARSKICHKSEFPKVIEDYTKAIALNPNLVQAYINRADTYKNLTGDNPAAILDYSQVISLDPNCLSAYINRANIYFLSGELEKSLSDLEKVLSLDTDCAEAYCGRGTVRFYLGDVEGAKKDLFKAFDLYKARGNMVYCAFTRSLIMELFRDFEVYKDLFGVESEIAKSKK; encoded by the coding sequence ATGGAGACAGCTAATCTAGAGCAAGCACAGGTTTCTTATAATCAAGGTTTGGCACATCTAAAGTCAGGTAATTTAGATGCAGTTATCGAGTGTTTTAGAGAGGCATTACTACTTAATCCTAATTTTGCTGAAGTTCACAATACTATAGGGATGATTCAGTTTCAAATCGAAAAGTATGAAGGTGCAATTCAGCTTTTTGATAACGCATTGTCAATGAATCCGAATTTTGCCGAAGCTTATAATAATCGAGGACTAGCTCGGTCAAAAATCTGTCATAAATCAGAATTCCCCAAGGTGATTGAAGATTACACTAAAGCCATTGCCCTGAATCCAAATTTAGTCCAAGCTTATATAAATCGCGCTGATACATACAAAAATCTAACTGGGGACAACCCAGCAGCTATCTTAGATTACAGTCAAGTAATTTCACTTGACCCAAACTGTTTATCAGCTTATATAAATAGGGCGAATATTTATTTCTTGTCTGGGGAATTAGAAAAATCACTCTCTGATTTAGAAAAGGTATTATCTCTGGATACTGATTGTGCAGAAGCATACTGTGGACGAGGAACAGTCAGATTTTATCTGGGCGATGTTGAAGGTGCTAAAAAAGATTTGTTTAAAGCTTTTGACTTGTATAAGGCGCGAGGAAATATGGTTTACTGTGCTTTTACTCGAAGTCTCATTATGGAGCTTTTTCGAGATTTTGAAGTTTATAAGGATTTGTTTGGAGTTGAAAGTGAGATAGCCAAATCGAAAAAGTAG